The Spirochaetota bacterium genome includes a region encoding these proteins:
- a CDS encoding putative metallopeptidase has product MKLPEINLTDVITLIIQEIASRCEAFSHVDARRVLVCMATNRSNASGGTFGKLVPLRFKDGAETLRYRGKLYAMPRLRNGGVDQRYLIYFYHPRFFNLSPIEKLKVIFHELYHISPYFNGDIRRLASHKASHGNSRERFDDYFENDLRKFHAYIVKTPYMKFLGMNARALRLSFEKIKGRRMKMPRPVVVG; this is encoded by the coding sequence TTGAAGCTCCCGGAGATAAACCTCACCGACGTCATCACGCTTATAATCCAGGAGATCGCCTCCCGCTGCGAGGCCTTCAGCCATGTGGACGCGCGCAGGGTGCTGGTGTGCATGGCAACCAACCGGTCGAACGCGAGCGGCGGCACCTTCGGCAAGCTGGTGCCGCTGCGCTTCAAGGACGGCGCCGAAACGCTGCGCTACCGGGGGAAGCTCTACGCCATGCCGCGCCTCCGTAACGGCGGCGTGGACCAGCGCTACCTCATCTATTTTTACCATCCCCGCTTCTTCAACCTCTCGCCAATCGAGAAGCTCAAGGTGATTTTCCATGAGCTCTACCATATAAGCCCCTATTTCAACGGCGACATACGGCGTCTCGCCTCGCACAAGGCCTCCCATGGAAACTCGCGCGAACGCTTCGACGACTACTTCGAAAACGATCTCCGGAAATTCCACGCGTATATCGTAAAAACTCCGTACATGAAGTTTCTGGGGATGAACGCGCGCGCGCTGCGCCTTTCGTTCGAAAAGATAAAGGGGCGCAGGATGAAGATGCCCAGGCCGGTTGTCGTCGGCTGA
- the recN gene encoding DNA repair protein RecN, with protein sequence MLTELRIKNFVIIDDLKIPFGAGLNILTGETGAGKSILIDALSGVLGDKMTTDQIRSGFERAALEGVFDVSMVPQVRAILDESGIDCDDGTLVLRREIYTSGKGRCFANATQIPIAKLQALSEYLVDIHGQNEHQNIMRIAKHRETLDSFARLVTLVEKVRGLHGGLSDLKERISSFEIDEKEKARKIEFLGYAIKEIEAARLQPNEEDELRNESALLQNSEKLFTEINASSSLLKGDGGIVQSLKRADQSLSAISGFDARISSILETVRTSLFSLEDAAADLRTFEKDIQFSPERINQVEERLSLISSLRKKYGNTVREVLDYAEKSKRELDAISSSEEQIEKLKADYRAMVQVAKETALDLSEKRRLAAKDLEEKVMRELADLGMPGTVFRISIKRELSPDGEIETENKRYVLYPHGLDRIEFLLSANEGEDLRQLRKAASGGEMSRIMLAIKKVILSADIVESLVFDEVDAGIGGKTAEVVGKKLESLAKERQVLVITHLPQIAAMSDVHFTVQKENIGGRVTTLVKKLARREKVNEIARMLAGEKVTELSVRHAEEMIAQAGKGG encoded by the coding sequence ATGCTGACTGAGCTGCGAATAAAAAACTTCGTAATCATCGACGACCTAAAGATACCCTTCGGCGCGGGCCTCAACATCCTCACGGGCGAGACGGGCGCCGGAAAATCCATCCTTATCGACGCGCTCTCGGGCGTGCTCGGCGACAAAATGACCACCGACCAGATCCGCTCCGGTTTCGAGCGCGCCGCGCTCGAGGGCGTCTTCGACGTTTCCATGGTGCCTCAAGTGCGCGCGATCCTCGACGAATCGGGCATCGACTGCGACGACGGCACGCTCGTGCTCAGGCGTGAGATCTACACCAGCGGCAAGGGCCGCTGTTTCGCCAACGCCACCCAGATCCCCATCGCCAAACTACAGGCGCTCTCCGAATACCTGGTCGACATCCACGGGCAGAACGAGCACCAGAACATCATGCGCATCGCCAAGCACCGCGAGACGCTTGACAGCTTCGCCCGCCTCGTCACGCTGGTCGAAAAGGTGCGCGGCCTCCACGGCGGCCTTTCAGATCTCAAGGAGCGCATCAGCTCCTTCGAGATCGACGAAAAGGAGAAGGCGCGCAAGATCGAATTTCTTGGCTACGCCATCAAGGAGATCGAGGCCGCCCGCCTCCAGCCGAACGAGGAGGACGAGCTGCGAAACGAATCGGCTCTCCTGCAGAACTCGGAAAAGCTCTTCACCGAGATAAACGCCAGCTCGTCGCTGCTCAAGGGCGACGGCGGCATTGTCCAGAGCCTCAAGCGCGCCGACCAGAGCCTCTCGGCCATATCGGGCTTCGACGCGCGCATATCCTCCATCCTGGAAACCGTCCGCACCTCGCTCTTTTCGCTCGAGGACGCGGCCGCGGACCTTCGAACCTTCGAGAAGGACATACAGTTCTCGCCCGAGCGGATCAACCAGGTCGAGGAGCGCCTTTCGCTGATCTCCTCGTTAAGGAAGAAATACGGCAACACCGTGCGCGAGGTGCTCGACTACGCCGAGAAATCAAAACGCGAGCTCGACGCCATCTCGTCCTCCGAGGAGCAGATCGAGAAACTTAAGGCCGACTACCGCGCGATGGTGCAGGTAGCAAAGGAAACGGCGCTGGACCTCTCCGAAAAACGGAGGCTCGCCGCCAAGGACCTCGAAGAAAAGGTTATGAGGGAACTCGCAGACCTCGGCATGCCCGGAACGGTCTTCCGCATATCGATCAAGCGGGAGCTCTCGCCCGACGGCGAGATCGAGACCGAGAACAAGCGCTACGTGCTCTATCCACACGGGCTCGACCGCATAGAGTTCCTGCTATCGGCCAACGAGGGCGAGGACCTCAGGCAGCTTCGCAAGGCCGCTTCCGGCGGCGAGATGTCGCGCATCATGCTCGCCATCAAAAAGGTGATACTTTCGGCGGACATCGTCGAAAGCCTGGTCTTCGACGAGGTGGACGCGGGGATAGGCGGCAAGACCGCCGAGGTGGTCGGGAAAAAGCTCGAGTCCCTGGCGAAGGAGCGGCAGGTACTCGTGATCACGCACCTCCCGCAGATCGCCGCGATGTCCGACGTTCACTTCACCGTTCAGAAAGAGAACATCGGCGGCCGCGTGACGACCCTGGTAAAGAAGCTCGCCCGCCGGGAGAAGGTAAACGAGATCGCGCGGATGCTCGCGGGCGAGAAGGTCACCGAGCTGTCGGTGCGCCACGCCGAGGAGATGATCGCACAGGCGGGGAAGGGCGGTTGA
- a CDS encoding NAD(+)/NADH kinase, whose translation MIKTASIHIRPDDTGSLALVGDIVAFLAKRGIGTLLPDIELFADGALSKHRVDEGELVAVSELVIVVGGDGTFLRTARLFAGRDAPLFGINRGRLGFLTEFSPGEALCYLDEVVAGKRESSARSTLEASLIRDGEELRTATVINDAVISKGAFSRPIGVRLELDDSFLNSYSGDGLIIATPTGSTAYSLSAGGPIVIPSIDNAYVLNPICPHMLAVRPMIIPAHTTLRARIVSDFENLLLTIDGQEAIPIEGEDEIRVRGSEKKVHLIQHPARDYYEILRRKLGWGKNVNGDG comes from the coding sequence ATGATTAAAACCGCATCCATCCATATACGCCCGGACGACACCGGCTCGCTCGCCTTGGTGGGCGATATCGTCGCGTTCCTTGCAAAGCGGGGCATAGGCACCCTCCTTCCCGATATCGAACTATTCGCGGACGGCGCCCTGTCGAAACACCGCGTGGACGAGGGGGAGCTCGTTGCGGTATCGGAACTCGTGATCGTCGTCGGCGGCGACGGCACCTTCCTTCGCACGGCCCGGCTCTTCGCGGGCAGGGACGCGCCGCTCTTCGGCATCAACCGGGGGCGCCTGGGCTTCCTCACCGAGTTTTCACCCGGCGAGGCGTTGTGCTACCTCGACGAGGTCGTCGCGGGGAAGCGCGAATCGTCCGCGCGCTCCACGCTCGAGGCCTCGCTCATCCGCGACGGAGAGGAGCTTCGCACCGCGACCGTCATCAACGACGCCGTCATATCGAAGGGGGCCTTCTCGCGCCCCATTGGCGTCCGCCTCGAGCTCGACGACTCCTTCCTTAACAGCTACTCCGGTGACGGCCTCATCATCGCGACGCCGACCGGCTCGACGGCATACTCGCTTTCGGCCGGCGGGCCCATCGTCATTCCCAGCATCGACAACGCCTACGTGCTCAACCCCATCTGCCCGCACATGCTCGCCGTGCGTCCCATGATAATTCCGGCGCACACGACGCTCCGGGCGCGGATTGTCTCGGACTTCGAAAATTTATTATTGACAATCGACGGACAGGAGGCTATCCCCATTGAGGGCGAAGATGAGATCCGCGTCCGCGGCTCCGAAAAAAAGGTCCACCTGATTCAGCACCCGGCACGGGACTATTACGAAATTTTACGAAGAAAACTCGGCTGGGGAAAAAACGTAAACGGTGACGGCTGA
- a CDS encoding helical backbone metal receptor: MKNAINILALVAITALPLVLFPDRAPGPPEAGAVRSVVSLSPSITAAIVDLGAADLLVGVSYRHPPLSRSVEVVGDLARVDMERIVALDPDIVFFSAEDGATQMADRVRAIGVAAHRFGRNRDFDDICAHYIDLGDILGRGARAREQAGEYRRQLGRIARAPEAPRVALFISHEPLIPAGGGSFVGRIIEAAGGRNAFGGIDRPFPVVSAEHLVLLDPDIIVSIAAGPRQFFSSGAFRRMRATRRGAVRRIDADLVGTYTPRSFVAAAAELRRLIADAGKS; encoded by the coding sequence ATGAAGAACGCGATCAACATCCTCGCGCTTGTCGCGATTACCGCCCTGCCGCTCGTCCTGTTCCCGGACCGCGCACCCGGGCCACCGGAGGCCGGGGCGGTGCGGAGCGTCGTGTCCCTATCGCCCTCGATAACCGCCGCCATCGTCGATCTCGGTGCGGCTGACCTTCTGGTCGGTGTGAGTTATCGTCATCCGCCTCTTTCGCGGAGCGTCGAGGTTGTGGGCGATCTCGCGCGCGTCGATATGGAGCGGATCGTGGCGCTCGATCCGGACATTGTGTTCTTCTCGGCCGAGGACGGGGCGACGCAGATGGCGGACCGTGTGCGGGCGATCGGTGTCGCGGCCCACCGTTTTGGCCGCAACAGGGACTTCGACGACATCTGCGCGCATTACATCGATCTGGGCGATATCCTCGGAAGGGGAGCGCGTGCGCGCGAACAGGCCGGCGAATACCGGCGACAGCTCGGCCGCATCGCCCGCGCGCCGGAAGCTCCCCGGGTTGCGCTTTTCATCTCTCACGAGCCGCTCATCCCCGCGGGCGGAGGCTCGTTTGTGGGCCGCATAATCGAGGCCGCGGGAGGGCGTAACGCGTTCGGCGGCATTGATCGGCCGTTTCCCGTGGTCTCCGCCGAGCACCTCGTTCTGCTCGATCCGGACATCATAGTCTCGATCGCCGCCGGCCCCAGGCAATTTTTTTCCTCGGGCGCATTCCGCCGGATGCGCGCCACGCGGCGTGGCGCGGTGCGCCGCATCGACGCGGACCTTGTCGGCACGTACACGCCGCGAAGCTTCGTCGCCGCGGCCGCGGAACTGAGGAGGTTGATCGCCGATGCCGGCAAGAGTTAG
- a CDS encoding iron ABC transporter permease, translating into MPARVRPLFALALLVALGTLAILLALSSGSTYLAPADIARALAGDHGTAEYRILVYLRLPRVLMALVVGASLSVSGAMFQSLFRNPLSDPYTVGVSGGAALGASAAIVLGSPFALVAIFAFMGSLAAITLVYGLSRLRGLGSGGIILGGISLSFIFSSGVMLIFALARPEAVHRALMWLMGDLSLARYDALYRMGAFALVLLGAALLLHRHLDVISFGGDFARSLGVAGVDARAVFWIGGLLAALSVALAGVIGFVGLIVPHAMRALVGPVHRRLLPASAAAGALFLVVCDTIGRTAAMPYEIPVGVITGFLGGIFFLVLLLGRGRSMG; encoded by the coding sequence ATGCCGGCAAGAGTTAGGCCCCTTTTCGCCCTGGCGCTGCTCGTCGCGCTCGGGACGCTCGCGATACTCCTGGCGCTTTCGTCCGGATCGACCTACCTTGCCCCGGCGGATATCGCCAGGGCGCTTGCAGGCGACCACGGCACGGCCGAATATCGCATACTGGTATACCTGCGCCTTCCCCGCGTGCTCATGGCGCTCGTGGTGGGGGCGTCGCTTTCGGTCAGCGGCGCGATGTTCCAGTCGCTTTTCCGAAACCCCCTGTCCGATCCTTACACCGTCGGGGTATCCGGCGGCGCGGCCCTCGGCGCGAGCGCGGCGATCGTACTGGGCTCCCCCTTCGCGCTGGTGGCCATTTTCGCATTCATGGGAAGCCTTGCCGCCATCACGCTCGTGTACGGGCTTTCCCGCCTTCGGGGACTCGGGTCGGGCGGGATAATCCTGGGCGGAATTTCGCTCAGCTTCATTTTTTCCTCCGGGGTCATGCTCATCTTCGCGCTCGCCCGCCCCGAGGCGGTGCACAGGGCGCTCATGTGGCTGATGGGGGACCTCTCGCTCGCACGCTACGACGCGCTCTACCGCATGGGGGCGTTCGCGCTGGTGTTGCTCGGCGCGGCGCTGCTGCTGCACCGTCATCTCGACGTCATATCGTTCGGCGGCGATTTTGCCCGCTCGCTCGGCGTGGCGGGTGTCGATGCGCGCGCGGTGTTCTGGATCGGCGGACTCCTGGCCGCGCTTTCGGTGGCGCTGGCCGGGGTGATCGGCTTCGTCGGTCTGATCGTTCCGCACGCCATGCGCGCGCTCGTCGGCCCCGTCCACCGGCGACTCCTCCCGGCCTCGGCCGCGGCGGGTGCGCTTTTTCTCGTTGTGTGCGATACGATCGGAAGGACCGCGGCCATGCCGTATGAAATACCGGTGGGCGTTATAACAGGTTTTCTCGGAGGCATATTCTTCCTCGTCCTTCTGCTCGGAAGGGGGAGGAGCATGGGATGA
- a CDS encoding ABC transporter ATP-binding protein — MKLIEIRDVRAGYGGGDVLKGVSLSFVEGEMTAIIGPNGAGKSTLLKTVCGALNPSSGEALFRGRPICSIGEAALARELAVVHQLMENIPPFSVYEFVRLGRFPYRAFWRLDSPGDDARIEEALAAVGAGHLRTRTITGLSGGERQLVYLARALAQSERVIILDEPVSHLDIRHAVRVMDVLHELNTAGTTIITVLHDINLASDYCQRIVALRDGSVFADGPPGEVIRYQVMEPLFDTVCVVFENPITKKPYTFPVPRHAKS; from the coding sequence ATGAAGCTGATCGAAATACGGGATGTGCGCGCCGGGTACGGCGGCGGCGACGTGCTGAAGGGCGTCAGCCTGTCGTTCGTGGAAGGGGAGATGACGGCGATCATCGGCCCCAACGGCGCCGGCAAGAGCACGCTCCTGAAAACGGTCTGCGGTGCGCTCAATCCCTCCTCGGGTGAAGCGCTGTTTCGCGGACGGCCGATCTGCTCGATCGGCGAGGCCGCGCTCGCCCGCGAGCTCGCCGTCGTTCACCAGCTCATGGAAAACATTCCGCCCTTTTCCGTGTATGAGTTCGTGCGCCTGGGTAGATTCCCCTACCGGGCGTTCTGGCGCCTTGATTCTCCCGGAGACGACGCGAGGATAGAAGAAGCCCTTGCGGCCGTAGGGGCCGGTCATCTACGTACCAGGACCATCACCGGGCTTTCGGGCGGGGAGCGCCAGCTGGTTTACCTGGCGCGCGCCCTTGCGCAGAGCGAGCGCGTCATCATCCTGGACGAACCGGTTTCGCATCTCGATATACGGCATGCGGTCAGGGTGATGGACGTTCTCCACGAGCTCAACACCGCGGGCACGACCATCATCACGGTCCTGCACGACATCAACCTCGCGTCGGATTACTGCCAGCGTATCGTCGCACTCAGGGACGGCTCCGTCTTCGCCGACGGCCCGCCGGGGGAGGTGATACGCTACCAGGTGATGGAGCCCCTTTTTGACACGGTCTGCGTGGTGTTTGAGAACCCCATCACGAAAAAGCCGTACACCTTTCCCGTCCCCCGGCATGCGAAGAGTTAA
- a CDS encoding glycerophosphodiester phosphodiesterase family protein, with translation MTRRLSLFLSVVFFILAAAAVMIRVAAAPSAGKSAAERLGIIHPTVVAHRGASYLAPEATAPAYILARELGADYLEIDVQRTSDGVLIAYHDDTFERTTDVAARFPTRAKNPVADFSLAEVKSLDAGSWFNARNPERARPSYEGLKILALEEVIAIASAARKPIGLYIESKRPGLYPGIEYDIVKVLSNRGWLNPKKNIFQSFSRESLEVFARAAPAIPRVYLIDEKMEKETGWKGLVRAAAEAGSGVGPVGYVAFPWNIGSAHRAGLIVHVYTVNASWQFSVLNFFGADGFFTDRCDLLMEYYGRRPDKAPNDILEKFKY, from the coding sequence ATGACACGACGCCTTTCCCTTTTTCTTTCCGTCGTTTTTTTTATCCTGGCGGCCGCGGCGGTGATGATCCGCGTAGCGGCGGCGCCTTCCGCCGGAAAATCCGCGGCCGAACGGCTGGGCATAATCCATCCGACGGTGGTCGCCCACCGCGGCGCCTCGTACCTCGCGCCCGAGGCCACCGCTCCCGCCTATATCCTCGCCAGGGAGCTGGGAGCCGATTACCTCGAGATCGACGTGCAGCGTACGTCCGACGGGGTGCTCATCGCCTATCACGACGACACCTTCGAACGGACGACCGACGTCGCCGCGCGCTTTCCGACACGCGCCAAAAACCCCGTCGCCGATTTCAGCCTTGCCGAGGTCAAGTCGCTGGACGCGGGCTCGTGGTTCAACGCGCGCAACCCCGAGAGGGCGCGTCCATCCTATGAAGGGCTTAAAATCCTCGCCCTTGAAGAGGTGATCGCCATCGCCTCCGCGGCGCGAAAGCCGATAGGCCTGTATATTGAAAGCAAGCGCCCGGGATTATATCCCGGAATCGAGTACGATATCGTGAAGGTCCTTTCCAATAGGGGATGGCTCAATCCAAAGAAGAATATATTCCAGTCCTTCAGCAGGGAGAGCCTCGAAGTCTTCGCCAGAGCGGCCCCGGCCATACCGCGCGTCTATCTTATCGATGAGAAAATGGAAAAGGAGACGGGCTGGAAAGGCCTGGTGCGCGCGGCCGCCGAGGCCGGCTCGGGAGTCGGCCCCGTCGGTTATGTCGCCTTTCCCTGGAATATCGGGAGCGCCCATCGCGCGGGGCTCATCGTGCACGTCTATACCGTGAACGCATCGTGGCAATTTTCGGTCTTGAATTTTTTCGGCGCGGACGGTTTTTTCACCGACCGGTGCGACCTTTTAATGGAATACTACGGCAGGCGGCCCGACAAAGCCCCGAACGACATACTCGAAAAATTTAAATATTAG
- a CDS encoding amidohydrolase family protein, translating to MKEWGISGVTVLTPEDVAKSGGLEIKDGKIERVTREKPKTALTLEIENGVLTPGLINAHDHLLGTYYPKVGNGPYENWLPWDNDLKSAPVYQERQQIENRDLYLLGGYRNLVSAVTTVSDHIPHFVNEQFLDILPMRALRDYALAHSITSFALAWGDGIEAEYQKAAKNDMPFITHIAEGFDPETVRDLKTLDSKGGLGEYSVLVHGIAFSEEDIRLIKKKGASVVWCGDSNVFMFNKTANVDRMIMEGVNLCIGTDSPMSGGLNLLYEMKFDREYYRKTYGKSLSDEHILRMVTLNPARAFRLKKFGQVKPGFVADLAVFANNGKTPYESVVSAGLRDVLLVVINGKPAYGGAEYAWLFDALKIKCQRVVIDGAEKVIIGDLLGLMKRISRAVGFKKELPFLPVQFDV from the coding sequence ATGAAAGAGTGGGGTATTAGCGGAGTCACCGTTTTAACGCCCGAGGATGTTGCGAAAAGCGGCGGTCTGGAGATAAAGGACGGCAAGATCGAACGAGTCACCAGGGAAAAACCCAAAACCGCGCTCACCCTCGAAATCGAGAACGGCGTGCTCACCCCCGGCCTCATCAACGCACACGACCACCTTCTCGGCACCTATTATCCCAAGGTGGGCAACGGCCCCTACGAGAACTGGCTTCCCTGGGACAACGATCTGAAAAGCGCTCCCGTCTACCAGGAGCGACAGCAGATAGAAAACAGGGACCTGTATCTCCTCGGAGGATATCGAAATCTCGTCTCGGCCGTAACGACCGTTTCCGACCATATACCGCACTTCGTTAACGAACAGTTTCTCGACATCCTGCCCATGCGGGCACTTCGTGATTATGCGCTCGCCCATTCCATAACCTCGTTCGCGCTCGCCTGGGGCGACGGCATCGAAGCGGAGTATCAGAAGGCCGCGAAGAACGACATGCCCTTCATCACCCATATCGCGGAGGGCTTCGATCCCGAGACCGTCCGCGACCTGAAAACCCTTGACAGCAAGGGCGGACTGGGAGAGTATTCGGTGCTGGTGCACGGTATCGCGTTTTCAGAAGAAGACATCAGGCTTATAAAGAAAAAGGGCGCGTCGGTCGTGTGGTGCGGAGATTCCAACGTCTTCATGTTCAACAAGACCGCCAATGTCGACAGGATGATCATGGAGGGCGTCAATCTCTGCATCGGCACCGACTCGCCGATGTCCGGCGGACTCAACCTCCTGTACGAGATGAAATTCGACAGGGAGTATTACCGTAAGACCTACGGTAAAAGCCTTTCCGACGAGCATATACTGAGGATGGTGACGCTCAACCCCGCCAGGGCCTTTCGCCTGAAGAAGTTCGGGCAGGTGAAGCCCGGATTTGTCGCGGACCTCGCCGTTTTCGCCAACAACGGGAAAACGCCTTATGAATCGGTGGTATCGGCCGGACTTCGCGACGTCTTGCTGGTCGTTATAAACGGAAAGCCGGCGTATGGCGGCGCGGAGTACGCGTGGCTGTTCGACGCCCTTAAGATCAAGTGCCAGCGGGTAGTCATCGACGGCGCGGAAAAGGTTATCATCGGAGACCTGCTCGGGCTCATGAAGAGGATAAGCAGGGCGGTGGGATTTAAAAAAGAGCTGCCGTTTCTGCCGGTACAGTTCGATGTATAG
- a CDS encoding cyclic nucleotide-binding domain-containing protein has translation MSNGAMGQTSGIVTRRYKHGSIVYFENDKSEYIYILKGGRVILTSLKVDTGEEVKEEIKPGEFFGVKSSLGKYPREETAQTIGETVLLVLTLADFERLVLQNVNVVRKMLRIFSNQLRRIGKSQREVLGESESINPAEELFKIGEYYFKVGRVQQAQYAYKRYMEYYPDGKYSGPSMQRIRAIESGSAGGGDDLPPVGPAAPPSAPMRGDGNVDFTDFSIDGEKPAVSAPSRTPLDDFGVDAASSSSLTSEMDDFFSEGKSVDFEGDPFSGGDMNEKGGKGVAENFYAAMSRFSQEDYAGALALYSGILDVRNLKNDSEAKIFEKAHFEIGRCYLKLAKFSEALTSFSNMIKKFPGSENVKNALFHMGVVYESVKKADKAAAYYNRVIPMEPRDSINKLAAKRLKAIENG, from the coding sequence ATGTCCAACGGGGCGATGGGTCAGACATCAGGAATCGTTACGCGGCGCTATAAGCACGGTTCCATCGTCTATTTCGAAAACGATAAGAGCGAATATATCTATATCCTCAAGGGCGGCAGGGTCATCCTCACCTCGCTGAAGGTGGATACCGGCGAAGAGGTCAAGGAGGAGATCAAGCCCGGCGAGTTCTTCGGCGTGAAATCCTCGCTCGGCAAGTACCCGCGCGAGGAGACGGCCCAGACCATAGGCGAGACGGTGCTTCTGGTGCTCACCCTTGCGGACTTCGAGAGGCTCGTTTTACAGAACGTAAACGTTGTGCGCAAGATGCTCCGCATTTTCAGCAACCAGCTCAGGCGCATCGGGAAAAGCCAGCGCGAGGTGTTGGGCGAAAGCGAATCCATCAACCCGGCCGAGGAGCTCTTCAAAATAGGCGAGTATTATTTCAAGGTCGGCAGGGTGCAGCAGGCGCAGTACGCCTATAAGCGCTATATGGAATATTATCCCGACGGCAAGTACTCGGGGCCGTCGATGCAGCGCATACGGGCCATAGAGTCCGGGAGCGCGGGCGGCGGCGACGATCTCCCGCCAGTCGGCCCGGCGGCGCCCCCTTCTGCGCCGATGCGCGGGGACGGGAACGTGGATTTTACCGATTTCAGCATCGACGGCGAAAAGCCGGCCGTTTCGGCCCCGTCCCGTACTCCCCTCGATGATTTCGGCGTCGACGCGGCGTCGTCCTCTTCTCTGACCAGCGAGATGGACGATTTTTTCTCGGAGGGCAAGTCTGTTGATTTCGAAGGCGATCCTTTCAGCGGGGGCGATATGAACGAAAAAGGCGGCAAAGGCGTGGCCGAAAACTTCTACGCGGCGATGAGCAGGTTTTCGCAGGAGGATTACGCCGGGGCCCTGGCGCTTTATTCCGGCATCCTCGATGTGCGCAATCTCAAGAACGACTCCGAGGCGAAAATATTCGAGAAGGCGCATTTCGAGATCGGCAGGTGCTATCTGAAGCTCGCCAAGTTCAGCGAGGCGCTGACGTCCTTCTCCAACATGATTAAAAAATTTCCAGGCTCCGAGAACGTCAAGAACGCCCTCTTCCACATGGGCGTCGTTTACGAAAGCGTAAAAAAGGCCGACAAGGCCGCGGCGTATTACAACAGGGTAATTCCGATGGAGCCCAGGGATTCCATCAATAAATTAGCCGCCAAGCGGCTCAAGGCGATAGAGAATGGTTAG
- a CDS encoding Crp/Fnr family transcriptional regulator, producing MSMFLDSQLFDKFGVEYSPNDIIFCEYEPGNEFYFIQNGRVKIVKIINNTEKTLDILEVGDVFGEMAILEEQPRSASAIAMDHVKLLRFRRENFDALLQGNPQLAYKLLIIFSKRIYDAKRRLMILLLEEPQVKVMDVMCMLSEQDPHLDLQEAITLRVTIQEVANWAGMQIADVQKILSHQNQLGKIELFNDRIVVKNIRDFQRIVNSRRKNMFS from the coding sequence ATGAGTATGTTTCTTGACAGCCAGCTTTTTGATAAGTTCGGGGTCGAGTATTCCCCTAACGATATCATCTTCTGCGAGTACGAGCCGGGCAACGAGTTTTATTTCATCCAGAACGGCCGGGTGAAGATCGTAAAAATCATCAACAACACCGAAAAAACGCTTGATATACTCGAAGTTGGTGATGTTTTTGGCGAGATGGCGATCCTCGAGGAACAGCCGCGCTCAGCGTCGGCGATCGCGATGGATCATGTAAAGCTTCTGCGCTTCCGCAGGGAAAACTTCGACGCCCTGCTCCAGGGGAATCCGCAGCTTGCATACAAGCTCCTGATAATATTCTCGAAGAGGATCTACGACGCCAAGCGACGGCTCATGATCCTCCTGCTCGAGGAGCCGCAGGTCAAGGTGATGGATGTGATGTGCATGCTTTCCGAGCAGGACCCGCACCTGGATCTCCAGGAGGCGATAACGCTCAGGGTGACCATACAGGAGGTCGCGAACTGGGCGGGAATGCAGATCGCGGACGTGCAGAAGATCCTTTCGCACCAGAACCAGCTTGGCAAAATAGAGCTTTTCAACGACAGGATCGTCGTCAAGAACATCCGGGACTTCCAGCGTATCGTGAATTCGCGTCGCAAGAACATGTTTTCATAA
- a CDS encoding enoyl-CoA hydratase-related protein, whose protein sequence is MQISDMQLSTLTFEEPEKGVGLVTMDRPDTLNSISIQMLEDFDTLCSALTGNAGIRVVIITGRGRGFCSGADLSAALSHRGAEPFADPVHFIEMVQERYADLVIKLRRVPQPLIAAVNGAAAGGGFSMVLACDIRIACPEAYFVASFANIGLSGGELGTSYLLPRLIGLSRAADVLLTGRKLYAEEAERMGLVNKIVTREGLMEAALEYARMMVNKSAGGLKLTKRVLDQNIDAPSLEAAINLENRNQTMLVFSGEFFKLIQGFSKS, encoded by the coding sequence ATGCAGATTTCCGATATGCAACTGTCCACCCTGACGTTCGAAGAGCCTGAAAAGGGTGTGGGGCTGGTCACCATGGACCGTCCCGATACCCTCAATTCCATCTCGATTCAGATGCTCGAGGATTTCGATACCCTCTGCTCCGCTCTTACCGGAAACGCCGGAATCCGCGTGGTGATTATCACGGGCAGGGGCAGAGGGTTCTGCTCCGGCGCCGATCTCAGCGCCGCGTTGAGCCACCGGGGCGCCGAACCATTTGCCGATCCCGTACATTTCATCGAAATGGTGCAGGAACGATACGCCGATCTGGTCATCAAGCTCAGGCGCGTTCCCCAGCCCCTTATCGCGGCGGTGAACGGGGCGGCGGCGGGGGGAGGGTTCTCCATGGTTCTTGCCTGCGACATCAGGATCGCGTGTCCCGAGGCCTATTTTGTCGCCTCTTTCGCCAATATCGGTCTATCCGGCGGTGAGCTGGGAACCTCCTACCTTCTGCCCAGGCTCATAGGCTTGTCTCGTGCTGCGGACGTGCTTCTCACCGGCAGGAAGTTATATGCGGAAGAGGCCGAACGCATGGGGCTGGTGAACAAAATTGTCACGCGGGAGGGGCTGATGGAGGCCGCCCTCGAATATGCCCGCATGATGGTGAATAAAAGTGCCGGCGGACTCAAGTTGACCAAGCGAGTGCTGGATCAAAACATCGACGCCCCGTCGTTGGAGGCCGCCATAAACCTTGAAAATCGAAACCAGACGATGCTGGTGTTCTCGGGCGAGTTTTTCAAGCTGATCCAGGGATTTTCGAAGTCATAG